The genome window AACAGTAATACCACATAAATGCACGAATGAGCCACTAATTCTGGCCTCGGCGTCCCCCCGGCGCAGTTATCTTTTAGAGCAGGCCGGGCTGGAATTCCAGGTCATTGTGAGCGACGCGGACGAAACCTGCCCGGCGGACGCCTCGCCCAGGGAATGCGCGGCTATGCTGAGCGAAAAAAAAGCCCTGGCCGTGGCCGAAAGCCATCCGGCCCATTGGGTCTTGGGCGCCGACACCATTGTGGTGACCGACGGCCGCATCCTGGGCAAGCCCTCCGGCATGGAGGAAGCCCGGGACATGATCACCATGCTGGGAGGCCGCACCCACCAGGTCTTGACCGGCTTCAGCATATTCCATGTGGACAAAGGCGTGCGCCATACGGAAGTCATTTCCACCCAGGTGACCTTCAAAAGCCTGAGCCCGGACGAAATCGAATGGTACCTGAGCACCGGAGAGCCCTTTGACAAGGCAGGCGCCTACGCCATCCAGGGAATCGGAACTTTCCTTGTCAAAAGCATATCCGGGTCTTACACTAATGTAGTCGGCCTGCCTGTTTGCGAGGTTATCGAGTTTTTTATGGCGCAAGGCGTGATTATTCGAAATAGCGGGAATCATGGATAATACAATCAGCAAAAATTTGCAGGAAATTCAAGAGAGAATCCAAAAGGCCGCGGAAGAATGCGGCCGGGATCCCCAATCCATAAGATTAGTGGCCGTCTCCAAAACAAAACCGGCTGAAATGCTTCGGCAAGCGGCGGCGGCTGGCGCGACGATTTTCGGAGAGAACTACATCCAGGAAGCCCGGGAAAAAATCGCGGAACTGGAGAGCCTGGACGTGGAATGGCACTTTATCGGCCATCTGCAGTCCAACAAGGCCAAGTACGCGGTTCCGTTATTTTCCCTGATTCATTCGGTGGATTCGTTCAAGCTGGCCGGGGAAATCGACAAGCAGGCGGCCAAGGCGGGAAAAATTCAGGACATCCTGGTGCAGGTGAATATCTCGGGCGAAAAAACCAAATCCGGGACGGCCGACGAGGAAGCGGCAACCCTGGTCAAGGAGATTTCCGCGCTGGAAAACGTCCGGGTAAAGGGGCTCATGACCATGCCGCCTTTTTTTGACGATCCGGACAGGGCCAGGCCCTTTTTCCGGCGTCTGCGGGAGTTGGCCCAGGCAATCCAAAACAAGGGCTTCAAGAATGTCAGCATGGTGGAACTGTCCATGGGCATGACCGGGGACTTTGAAGCCGCCATCGAGGAAGGCGCCACCCTGGTGCGGGTGGGCACGGCCATCTTCGGCGCCAGGAACTATAATTAAGGCGACAGCCGTTCATGAAAATTCTATTAAACATTTGCTGCGGGCCTTGCTCCATATACTGCCTTAAAGTATTACGCGAACAGGGCCACGACGTCATGGGAACCTTTTACCGCCATAACATCCACCCCTATACGGAATGCATGAAGCGGGAGGAAACCCTGCGGGAATATGCTGCGGCCCAGGATTTGAGGATGGTCTGGCAGCAGGGCTATGAAATCGAAGAATTCTTGCGAAACGCGGCATTCAGGGAAACCGAACGCTGCCGTTATTGCTACCACAGCCGGTTAAAGGCCGCCGCCATGATCGCCAAAAAAGGAAAGTTCGACGCCTTTACCACCACCCTCCTGTACAGCAAGTTCCAAAAGCACGAACTGATTCGGGAAATTGGGGAGGCCTTGGGCAAGCAATACTCCGTGCCTTTTTATTACCACGACTTCCGGGAAGGCTGGAAGTACGGCATCGAGGAATCCAAGCGTCTGGGCATGTATCGCCAGCAATATTGCGGCTGCATCTACAGTGAAAAAGACCGCTACTACAACGCAAAAAAGGACCAGGAGGCCCGTTAGCCGCCCTTTATGTTCACCAACCTTATTCTTATAATCGCGGTCCTGGTCAGTTATGATTACGCCCCGGAATCCCGGGATCTTTTACTCTCTCAGGGAAAAACGTGGCATATTTTTTTTCTTGCCGCCTTGTTTCTGGTGGTCGCCCGACTGCGATTCAAAAATTTTGCGCGCCGCATCCCCCAGCGATCCAAAAACAGAAACCTGAGCGTCCTGGACAAACTGGCCGTCCAACAGATGCTTATGGCCGTGGTGTTTTTTGTCACGTGCCTGTTTTTGACTCCGCTCAAGCCTTTTTTGCTGGAAATTCCACTCATAAGCAAAATCCCCACCCTGTCGGCCCTGTTGGCCCTTTTTATTTTCCTGGCCTTTTTGATCGCCGTATGGCATATGGCCCATCCCATGTACGCAAAGCTGGGCCAGACCATGGTATCCCGGCGGGAGTACGTCCGGCAGCAGGTCATGCTTGTGGCGCCCATTCTCATCCCGTGGACAGGCTTTTACGGGGTTCAGGACATCCTGCTTCTTATACCAAGCGCCTCCTGGCATGCGGCGCTAATGAGCGCGCCCGGCCAATTGATCTACCTTTTCGTTATGATGACCGCCCTGGTCCTGCTGGGCCCCCGAATCGTCCTGTATTTCTGGGGATGCGCGCCCGTCCCTCCAAGCCCGGAACGGGACCGCATGGAAGCCCTGTGTCGAAAGGCGAACTTCACCTGCGCCGAAATCCTGCGCTGGCCCTTGTTCGGCGGGCATATTCTGACGGCCGCCGTGTTCGGAATCGCAAGCAGGTTCCGGTACATCCTCATGACCGACGCCATGCTGCGGATGGCCGCGCCGGACGAACTGGACGCAGTTTTAAGCCATGAAATCGGACACGCCAAGAAAAAGCACATGCTTTTATTTTTGCTGATTGTCGCCGCTATGGCCCCTGCGGGTTATCTGGTTTGGAGCGCGCTGGAAATACCTGTGCTCTATCTCAGCACGCGCTTTGTCCCCATGAGCATGAAAGCTGAGCAATACGCTTGGTTTTTGAATTTGGCCCAAGGGCTGTTTTTAGTGACATTCGCGGTTTTGTACCTGCGCTTTGTGTTCGGTTACTTTTTGCGGAATTTCGAAAGGCAGGCGGACCTCTATGTATACGAAGTGCTGCCCAGCGCCCTGCCCCTGGTGACCATGTTCCGGAAGATCGCCTTTTTTTCAGGACGCTCCGCCGACGAACCCAACTGGCATCACTTTGGCCTTAATCAGCGCATCGATTATATTCTCAAATGCGAGTCCAACCGGCTTTGGATAGACCGGCACAACGCCAAGGTGAAAAAATCCTTGCTGATTCTGGTCGCTGTTTTTGTCGGGACATTGGTCGCCCAAGGCGCTCTGGCCTGGAATGGATTCCATAATCGCGTCAGACTGGGAGTGACTCTGGCGGCCCTGGAAGCCAGACCGGACGGCATGGAAGAGCTTGACAAAGCTCCGAGCCTGCTGGGGGATATGTATCTTGCCGCAAACGACATTGAAAACGCCATTGACGCCTATGAAAAGGCCCTGCAAATCCATCCTGACGACGCCATGGCCTTAAACAACCTGGCCTGGACCTATGCAACCTGCGAGAAGGAAGAGCTCCGAAACCCGGAAAGAGCGCTGGAACTGGCTCTGCGGGCCGTGGAGATTTCTCCCCGTCCCCACATTCTGGACACCTTGGCGGAAAGTTATTACGTGAACAGCATGTACGATAAGGCCGTGGAAACCCAGACCAGGGCCATAAAAGCAGGGCCGCTCTCCGAAGAACTGAACGATTACCAGGAGCATCTGGACAAATACATGCAAGCCAGGGACGGAAATTAGGTTTATATTACAAAAAAATGTTGCCAGTAATTCGGTCGGGTCACGCGGAGCTTTGCGCCGTCCTTAAAAAAGAGTGGCTCTCATACGGGTTCCGAGTTTACCGAAGCCTTGGTGCATCCAGCGCAGCGACGCGCCATTGTACAACCTTCCATCAAAGACGGATTGAAACGACTCCTGTATTGTCGGGTTGAAGTCCAAAATCCTTCCCGGTTAACAAACACGCCAACGCCGGACTTCATAACCCGACCTACAAAGCAAATGCGATTATATTACAATATGTTAAAACAACTTCCGCTCCGAACAATTTGAATTAACAGCCTAATCCTTTTTCTTGGCTTCCATTTTTTTAAAGCGGCGTTCCGTGTACCAATCCACCTGGCGGCAGATTCCCCGGACAATCTTCACGTCCCGGGCAGTGAGGGGGTGGCGGGTGAAAAAACGGCGGATGTTGTCCATCCAATGATCGGGATTCTCCGGGTTGATAAAGTCGATGCGGACCAAAAGTTCGGAAAGCTGATCGTACATGGCTTCCAAATCGAATTTGTTGGCCAGCTTGGGCGTGCTTTCCCTGGGCTTATCGCTGCCGGCCTTGAACAACTCGTAGCAAACCAGCAGAACGGCCTGGGCCAGATTCAGGGAGGAAAAGCCGGCGGTGCGGATGTTCACCAACTGGTGGCACAGGCGTACGTCTTCCGTGGAAAGGCCTCGATCCTCCCGGCCGAAAACCAGGGCGACCCTGTTTTCCCCGGTCATGGAAATGAGCTTGGCGGCCATGTTCTCCACGGTCATGGCTTTACGGTGGCTGCCAAGCCGGGCCGTGGTTCCCACCACCCAGTTAAACTCCTTAAGGGCGGTTTTCAGGTCGTCCACCACCTCCATGGAGTCGATAAGATGGCGCGCCCCGGCGGTGGCCATGGGGTAGATTTTTTCCTGGGCCAGGCTTTTAGGCTTCACCACAATGAGCCGCTCAAGGCCCATATTAGCCATTGCCCTGGCCGTCCCTCCGATGTTTTCGGGGATTTGAGGCTCGCACAGGACAATGGCTATTTTTTTAAAATCAACGCTGTGGGGCATTAACCGGCCAGTTCGTACTCGGTGAAGAAGAAAGCGATTTCCTGGGCTGCGGTTTCCGGAGCGTCGGAGCCGTGCACGCTGTTCTTTTCCTTGTCAATGGCCAGGTCGGCGCGGATGGTGCCTGCGGCCGCTTCCTTGGGATCGGTGGCGCCCATGATTTCGCGGTTCTTCAGGATGACGCCTTCGCCTTCCAGGATCATAGGCACGCAAGGGCCGGAAGACATGTAATCGGTCAGTTCGCCGTAGAAGGGGCGTTCCTTATGCACGGCGTAAAAGGCTTCGGCCTGGGCCTTGCTGAGCTTAAGCAGTTTCATGGCTACGATTTTGATGCCGGCGTCCTCAAAGCGTTTGACGATGTTGCCAATGAGGTTTCTTTCCACGGCGTCGGGCTTGATGATGGAGAGTGTTCTTTCCATGGTTGATGTCCTTTCGCGTTAAATAATTGTTCCTTGGGTTCAATGCGCAACAATTCCAGCGAGGGATTAGCAGAAGGATACGTTCAAGTCAACAGCGGCAATGTTTGGATTTTTTAAGTACAGGTGTATTTTTCCCAAAAAATCGGGTTGTCAAATCGCTGAAATGGGTTTATGAAATAAGATTATTTCACTTTATTTGTCCCTAAGGAGGAGACGATGGCAATCAAGGTCACTAAGGCATCCAATTTGAAACCCCACCCTGCTGACGACAAGCTGGGATTCGGGAAGATTTTCACTGACCACATGTTCAACATGGACTATGCCGAGGGTAAAGGCTGGTTTGATCCCAGGATTGAACCTTACGCGGCTTTATCCTGCGACCCCGCCATGCTGGTATTCCATTACGGGCAGGCGATATTTGAGGGACTTAAAGCGTACAGGACTCCCAAAGGAAACGTTCAGCTTTTCAGGCCCCAGGCCAATTTCGCAAGGTTCAACCGCTCGGCTTCCATGCTGTGCATCCCGAATTTTGATGAAGCCGAAGCCCTGGACCATCTGAGGCAACTGATCTCCGTGGAAAAAGACTGGGTTCCCAGTTCTCCCGGCACCAGCCTGTACATCCGGCCGACCATTATCGCTACGGACAATTACCTGGGCGTGGCTGCATCCCAGACTTACCGTTTTTTCACCATTCTGTCCCCGGTGGGCGCCTACTACGCAGAAGGCTTCGCCCCCATCAAGATTTTGGTGACCACGGAGCATGTGCGCGCCTCGCGCCAAGGCATCGGCGAAGCCAAGACGGCGGCCAACTACGCAGCCAGCCTGCTGGCGGGTCACAAGGCCGCCAAAGCCGGTTACACCCAGGTGCTCTGGCTGGACGCCGTGGAAAGAAAGTACGTGGAGGAAGTGGGCTCCATGAACATCTTCTTCGTCATCGACGGAGAAGTGGTCACCCCCGAACTGAACGGCAGCATCCTGCCCGGCATCACCAGGGATTCCGTCCTGACCATGGCAAGGCATTGGGGACTGCCCGTTTCCGAACGGCACATCTCCATCGAAGAAATCTTCGAAGCCAATGAGAACGGCAAGCTGGAAGAATGCTTCGGCACCGGAACCGCCGCGGTCATCTCCCCCGTCGGCGAGTTGCGTTACGACGAGCGGGTCATCACCATCCGCAACAACGAAGTGGGCCCCTTGTCCCAAAAGCTGTACGACGCCATCACCGGCATCCAGTTCGGCGAAAAGGAAGATCCCTTTGGCTGGATCGTGCCCGTGGATTAAAAGATCCCACATTACTGAACGACCCATACACGGGGAAAGCCGGATGCAGAAAACGGCTTTCCCCGTTTTTTTCCATGCGTTTCAAGGCACAGCATGGGAACGAGGGCTAACGTCCACCATGCTCGATGGAAGGCGACTTTGAAGACTGACCTGAAAATTTTTTTAAATTCCCCCCTGGATATCGGGGGAAAAACCATCGCCAACCGCCTGATTTTGGCGCCCATGGCAGGGTTGACCCATATCGCCTTTCGAGAGGTCATGGCTCTGTATGGAGGATACGGCCTTTTGTACACGGGCATGGCAGGCGCCAAGAGCGTCCCCCATGAGAATCCCAAGGTCTCCACGGTCTTCTCATGGAGGGAGAAGGAACTGGACCACACGGTCTGCCAAATTTTTGGGTCCGTTCCGGAAACCATGGCCAAAGCGGCGGAACGCATCGAGGCGGAGGGCTTTTTCGGCGTGGACATCAATTGCGGCTGTTCGGCCAGAGCTATTTGCCGGTTCGACTCGGGCGCGGCCCTGCTGGCCAAACCGGATCTGGCGGCCCAAGTGGTGAGGGCGGTTCGCAAGGCGGTCAACATTCCCGTCATCGTAAAATTCCGCACAGGCTGGAAGGACGACCCCGCCCACGCCGTCTCCATGGCCCGCCTTTTTTGCGACGAAGGCGCGGACGCGCTCATCTTCCATCCCCGTGTTGCGCCGGACCTGCGCACCCGCCCCCCAAAATGGGAGTATATCGGGCTGGTCAAGGACGCCGTCAAGGTTCCGGTTTTCGGCAACGGCAATGTAATCAGCCTGGATGACGCCGCAAAAATGCTCTCCATGAGCGGCTGCGACGGCGTTGCCTTGGGCCGCATCGCCCTGGCCCAGCCCTGGATCATGGCCCAGTGGTCACAAGGCATGAAGCCGGCCCTGGAGGACTACAAGACAGCGGGAACGGCCATGGCCTCCTTTTGCGCCAAACGTTTCGAGCCGCGAACCGCTTTTCTCCGATTCATGAAATTTTCCCCCTATTACTGCGCAAACTTCCAGTTCGGCCACGCCTTGCATAAAAGGCTCTTCGCCGCCAAGGAGATTGACAATATAATCCCGGTCTTGGAAAATTTTTTCCAATCCGATCCCCCTTTAAACAAGCGGCCCACCCCCGGCCTATTTGTTTAAATAGCAATGCCTTAAAACATGGGCGCCCATGGCGCCGCTTGACAAAGCCCGTCCCTTGCTGTCATTTTGTGTATTGCAATTTTCAACCATATGGCTATATTATAGAGCAAACGTTCGTTTTTTCATCCCGGACATGCCCAGAAAAGGCGGGGGGCTGGCTGGCTCGGGACCTTACCCCCTCTCCCAATCCCCGCATCGGAAAATAATCATATGCATGAAATGGGTATCGCTCTGCAGATTGCGGAAATCGCCAAATCCGCCATCCCCAAGACTCCCGCTGACCTGAAGGTGAAAGCCGTCAACCTGAGGGTGGGCAAGCTGACGGCCATTGTACCGGACAGCCTGCGCTTCTGCTTTGAAATTGTGGCAAAGGATACGCCCTTGGCGGAAGCGGAGCTTAACATCGAGGAAATTCCAATCGTTGCGGTCTGCAAGGAGTGTTATACGGAAACCATTATAACGGATGCAGACTTTTCGTGCGAAAAATGTAAAAGCGGCAAGCTGGACATCATTTCAGGCAGGGAACTGACCGTCAGTTCCATTGAGGTGGCGGATCCCGAGGAAATGAAACAGGCCCAAAAGAAATCCAAAAAGGAAAAATAAGCAAAGGAGCAACCATGGAAATACCAGTCGTACGCAAGGTCCTGGACGTCAATGACACAATGGCTCAGGAAAACAGGGATTATTTCACCCAGCAGGGCGTGTATGTCTTTAATCTCATGAGTTCTCCGGGGTCGGGCAAGACCACCCTGCTGACCAAAGTGCTGCAAAAATTGGCGCCGGAAATCAAAGCCGCGGTGATCGTTGGGGACGTGTGCACCACCAACGATGCGGACCGCCTTTCCGTCACCGGCGCGCCCGTGGTTCAGATCACCACGGACGATTTCGGCGGAGACTGCCAT of Desulfatibacillum aliphaticivorans DSM 15576 contains these proteins:
- the ndk gene encoding nucleoside-diphosphate kinase yields the protein MERTLSIIKPDAVERNLIGNIVKRFEDAGIKIVAMKLLKLSKAQAEAFYAVHKERPFYGELTDYMSSGPCVPMILEGEGVILKNREIMGATDPKEAAAGTIRADLAIDKEKNSVHGSDAPETAAQEIAFFFTEYELAG
- a CDS encoding RNA methyltransferase gives rise to the protein MPHSVDFKKIAIVLCEPQIPENIGGTARAMANMGLERLIVVKPKSLAQEKIYPMATAGARHLIDSMEVVDDLKTALKEFNWVVGTTARLGSHRKAMTVENMAAKLISMTGENRVALVFGREDRGLSTEDVRLCHQLVNIRTAGFSSLNLAQAVLLVCYELFKAGSDKPRESTPKLANKFDLEAMYDQLSELLVRIDFINPENPDHWMDNIRRFFTRHPLTARDVKIVRGICRQVDWYTERRFKKMEAKKKD
- a CDS encoding branched-chain amino acid aminotransferase — translated: MAIKVTKASNLKPHPADDKLGFGKIFTDHMFNMDYAEGKGWFDPRIEPYAALSCDPAMLVFHYGQAIFEGLKAYRTPKGNVQLFRPQANFARFNRSASMLCIPNFDEAEALDHLRQLISVEKDWVPSSPGTSLYIRPTIIATDNYLGVAASQTYRFFTILSPVGAYYAEGFAPIKILVTTEHVRASRQGIGEAKTAANYAASLLAGHKAAKAGYTQVLWLDAVERKYVEEVGSMNIFFVIDGEVVTPELNGSILPGITRDSVLTMARHWGLPVSERHISIEEIFEANENGKLEECFGTGTAAVISPVGELRYDERVITIRNNEVGPLSQKLYDAITGIQFGEKEDPFGWIVPVD
- a CDS encoding Maf family protein → METVIPHKCTNEPLILASASPRRSYLLEQAGLEFQVIVSDADETCPADASPRECAAMLSEKKALAVAESHPAHWVLGADTIVVTDGRILGKPSGMEEARDMITMLGGRTHQVLTGFSIFHVDKGVRHTEVISTQVTFKSLSPDEIEWYLSTGEPFDKAGAYAIQGIGTFLVKSISGSYTNVVGLPVCEVIEFFMAQGVIIRNSGNHG
- a CDS encoding epoxyqueuosine reductase QueH: MKILLNICCGPCSIYCLKVLREQGHDVMGTFYRHNIHPYTECMKREETLREYAAAQDLRMVWQQGYEIEEFLRNAAFRETERCRYCYHSRLKAAAMIAKKGKFDAFTTTLLYSKFQKHELIREIGEALGKQYSVPFYYHDFREGWKYGIEESKRLGMYRQQYCGCIYSEKDRYYNAKKDQEAR
- a CDS encoding YggS family pyridoxal phosphate-dependent enzyme, with product MDNTISKNLQEIQERIQKAAEECGRDPQSIRLVAVSKTKPAEMLRQAAAAGATIFGENYIQEAREKIAELESLDVEWHFIGHLQSNKAKYAVPLFSLIHSVDSFKLAGEIDKQAAKAGKIQDILVQVNISGEKTKSGTADEEAATLVKEISALENVRVKGLMTMPPFFDDPDRARPFFRRLRELAQAIQNKGFKNVSMVELSMGMTGDFEAAIEEGATLVRVGTAIFGARNYN
- a CDS encoding tRNA dihydrouridine synthase — encoded protein: MKTDLKIFLNSPLDIGGKTIANRLILAPMAGLTHIAFREVMALYGGYGLLYTGMAGAKSVPHENPKVSTVFSWREKELDHTVCQIFGSVPETMAKAAERIEAEGFFGVDINCGCSARAICRFDSGAALLAKPDLAAQVVRAVRKAVNIPVIVKFRTGWKDDPAHAVSMARLFCDEGADALIFHPRVAPDLRTRPPKWEYIGLVKDAVKVPVFGNGNVISLDDAAKMLSMSGCDGVALGRIALAQPWIMAQWSQGMKPALEDYKTAGTAMASFCAKRFEPRTAFLRFMKFSPYYCANFQFGHALHKRLFAAKEIDNIIPVLENFFQSDPPLNKRPTPGLFV
- the hypA gene encoding hydrogenase maturation nickel metallochaperone HypA, with product MHEMGIALQIAEIAKSAIPKTPADLKVKAVNLRVGKLTAIVPDSLRFCFEIVAKDTPLAEAELNIEEIPIVAVCKECYTETIITDADFSCEKCKSGKLDIISGRELTVSSIEVADPEEMKQAQKKSKKEK
- a CDS encoding M48 family metallopeptidase — translated: MFTNLILIIAVLVSYDYAPESRDLLLSQGKTWHIFFLAALFLVVARLRFKNFARRIPQRSKNRNLSVLDKLAVQQMLMAVVFFVTCLFLTPLKPFLLEIPLISKIPTLSALLALFIFLAFLIAVWHMAHPMYAKLGQTMVSRREYVRQQVMLVAPILIPWTGFYGVQDILLLIPSASWHAALMSAPGQLIYLFVMMTALVLLGPRIVLYFWGCAPVPPSPERDRMEALCRKANFTCAEILRWPLFGGHILTAAVFGIASRFRYILMTDAMLRMAAPDELDAVLSHEIGHAKKKHMLLFLLIVAAMAPAGYLVWSALEIPVLYLSTRFVPMSMKAEQYAWFLNLAQGLFLVTFAVLYLRFVFGYFLRNFERQADLYVYEVLPSALPLVTMFRKIAFFSGRSADEPNWHHFGLNQRIDYILKCESNRLWIDRHNAKVKKSLLILVAVFVGTLVAQGALAWNGFHNRVRLGVTLAALEARPDGMEELDKAPSLLGDMYLAANDIENAIDAYEKALQIHPDDAMALNNLAWTYATCEKEELRNPERALELALRAVEISPRPHILDTLAESYYVNSMYDKAVETQTRAIKAGPLSEELNDYQEHLDKYMQARDGN